Proteins from a single region of Stutzerimonas stutzeri:
- a CDS encoding putative bifunctional diguanylate cyclase/phosphodiesterase — protein MTHETPARNNRRSSLLTCEVLDRSRVLDTLVNNLEGMAYRCRNDAPWTMIFVSQGSQGLCGYSAADLVDDNGISWDWITHPDDRLRVRRCIDTAVAGMGRFTVHYRIRTAAGNLKWVIERGVAVPDEQGEIVVEGFIEDITAQKAVLEALEQAELRYRSIFENASEGIFQSTRDGHYLAANPALARIYGYDSASELVADLADIERRLYVQGGRREAFCQLMELQGEVLNFESEVYRRDGTRIWISENAHVVRGSSGEFICYEGTVQDISERKHYQQQLERQANHDLLTGLPNRILLNDRIEQGLARAARLGYYLTLVFIDLDNFKFINDGLGHVVGDELLKNIAARLAGSLRSSDTVARVGGDEFVLVLSDHYRVSTVISLLERVLNEISRPVTLAGREFQVGASLGVAMFPADGEDAQTLLKHADIAMYAAKRRGRNNFQFFTQDLNRVADERLNLEAAMRIALERDEFAVHYQPKVDASRRIVGFEALARWTHAELGVIGPDRFIPVAEESGLIMPLTLAILRRAVSDARQWNEGRATPLLVAVNLSPLLFLGGDIVERIAAVMDEVGMPPTQVELEITETVFLGDDTRAVSILAEFKSRGFRLAMDDFGTGYSALSYLRRFPLDIIKIDRSLVTGLEQEEEVAMIARAAISLGKSLHKTVVAEGVENLAQFEFLRRNGCDEFQGYLLSRPMPAVQVAALLAAGGVVRL, from the coding sequence ACCTCGAAGGAATGGCCTACCGCTGCCGCAACGACGCACCCTGGACGATGATATTCGTCAGCCAGGGCTCGCAGGGCTTGTGCGGCTACAGTGCTGCGGATCTGGTCGACGACAACGGCATTTCATGGGACTGGATCACCCACCCGGATGACCGGCTTCGCGTCCGTCGCTGCATCGATACTGCTGTCGCCGGAATGGGCCGATTCACCGTGCATTACCGGATCCGCACGGCTGCGGGTAACCTCAAATGGGTGATCGAGCGGGGCGTCGCGGTGCCGGACGAGCAGGGCGAGATCGTGGTGGAGGGCTTCATCGAGGACATCACCGCCCAGAAGGCTGTGCTAGAAGCGCTGGAACAGGCTGAACTGCGCTACCGCAGCATCTTCGAGAACGCTTCAGAAGGTATTTTCCAATCGACTCGCGATGGCCATTATCTGGCCGCCAACCCTGCGCTCGCACGAATCTATGGTTATGACAGTGCGTCCGAGCTAGTGGCTGACTTGGCCGACATAGAGCGCCGGTTGTATGTCCAGGGCGGTCGTCGCGAGGCGTTTTGCCAGTTGATGGAGCTGCAGGGCGAGGTGCTCAACTTTGAGTCCGAGGTCTATCGACGCGACGGCACACGCATCTGGATTTCCGAGAACGCGCATGTGGTGCGCGGTTCCAGCGGCGAGTTCATCTGCTACGAAGGAACCGTGCAGGACATCTCCGAGCGCAAACACTACCAACAGCAGCTCGAGCGGCAGGCCAATCACGACCTGCTGACTGGCCTGCCCAATCGCATTCTGCTCAATGACCGTATCGAACAAGGCCTGGCGCGCGCGGCGCGTCTTGGCTATTACCTGACCTTGGTGTTCATTGATCTGGACAACTTCAAGTTCATCAATGATGGGCTTGGCCATGTTGTCGGCGACGAGTTGCTGAAGAACATTGCCGCGCGCCTTGCCGGGAGTCTGCGAAGCTCCGACACCGTCGCTCGGGTGGGTGGTGATGAGTTCGTACTGGTGCTTAGCGATCACTACCGCGTCAGCACGGTGATTTCGTTATTGGAGCGGGTGCTGAACGAGATTAGCCGTCCCGTAACGCTTGCCGGACGTGAGTTTCAGGTTGGTGCGAGCCTTGGCGTGGCAATGTTTCCTGCCGACGGTGAGGATGCTCAGACTCTGCTAAAGCATGCCGATATCGCGATGTACGCCGCCAAGAGGCGGGGGCGTAACAACTTTCAGTTTTTTACCCAAGACCTCAATCGGGTTGCCGACGAACGTCTGAACCTTGAAGCGGCGATGCGTATCGCATTGGAACGCGACGAGTTTGCGGTGCATTACCAGCCAAAGGTAGATGCATCGCGCCGCATCGTCGGGTTCGAAGCGCTGGCGCGTTGGACGCACGCCGAGCTTGGCGTGATCGGGCCGGATCGCTTCATTCCGGTGGCCGAGGAAAGCGGGCTGATCATGCCGCTGACGCTGGCTATCCTGCGCCGAGCTGTCAGTGATGCGCGACAGTGGAACGAGGGGCGCGCCACGCCACTGCTGGTAGCTGTGAACCTGTCGCCCTTGCTGTTTCTTGGCGGTGACATCGTCGAGCGAATTGCGGCGGTAATGGATGAGGTAGGTATGCCACCGACACAGGTCGAACTGGAAATCACCGAAACGGTGTTTCTCGGCGATGACACGCGGGCGGTCTCGATTCTCGCCGAGTTCAAATCGCGCGGCTTCCGACTGGCGATGGATGACTTCGGTACCGGCTACTCGGCGCTCAGCTATCTGCGACGATTTCCGCTGGACATCATCAAGATCGATCGTTCGTTGGTCACCGGGCTCGAGCAAGAGGAGGAGGTGGCGATGATCGCCCGTGCTGCCATATCGCTAGGCAAGAGCCTGCACAAGACAGTGGTGGCGGAGGGCGTGGAAAACCTCGCTCAATTCGAATTTCTTCGCCGTAATGGCTGCGACGAATTTCAAGGGTACCTATTGTCGCGGCCAATGCCCGCTGTGCAGGTCGCCGCATTGCTGGCCGCGGGAGGGGTCGTTCGCTTGTAG